The proteins below come from a single Chrysoperla carnea chromosome 1, inChrCarn1.1, whole genome shotgun sequence genomic window:
- the LOC123293749 gene encoding meiotic recombination protein SPO11 produces MSENNNVLKISLHKALKSTEKSLQNVNEPSIIFNLNYSKEIRQEKRENLLTRIENIMIEIHEAKMNGKNFVLEIRDRSRWNNCTFNNIVLLKKDATVRTIDSSNLKSQTFTNIVFLLSKIYKLLQIGGKCTRRELYYQNIEIIKSQRIIDSTINDICTILEVLPWELGIMGTSKGLIAGNLSLKLLDGSFIDCHNTRNGVIVPQDIQDIQDINSDAKFILIVEKDAIFQKLLDDKILNNLGPLILITGKGFPDINTRFLLKRLSLKLRIPIFAMVDADPYGIEIMFTYRFGSLKMSHEGISLAVPTIRWLGLLPKDIDTFIIPKLPLLPTDCNKLTDMLTRPYITNEIREQINILINQKCKTEIEALTSVANYYITDTYLPHKICAQDII; encoded by the exons ATGTCCGAAAATAATaacgttttgaaaatttcattgcaTAAAGCATTAAAAAGTACTGAAAAATCATTACAGAATGTTAACGAGCCatcgataatatttaatttaaactattcAAAAGAAATTCGCCAAGAAAAACGTGAAAACTTATTAACacgcattgaaaatattatgattgaAATTCATGAGGCTAAAATGAATGGAAAAAACTTTGTTCTTGAAATACGTGATCGTAGTCGCTGGAATAATTGTACTTTTAATAACAT tgtTTTACTGAAAAAAGATGCTACAGTTCGTACGATCGATTCGTCCAATCTGAAATCTCAAACATTTacaaatattgtgtttttactttcaaaaatttataaattacttcaaattgGTGGTAAATGTACTCGAAG ggaattatattatcaaaatatcgaaataattaaaaGCCAAAGAATTATTGACTCAACTATTAATGATATTTGTACCATTCTGGAAGTACTACCATGGGAATTAGGAATTATGGGAACCAGTAAAGGTTTGATTGCTGGTAATTTGTCATTGAAATTATTAGATGGATCATTTATTGATTGCCACAATACAAGGAacg gaGTAATAGTCCCTCAGGACATACAAGATATTCAAGATATAAATTCAGAcgcgaaatttattttaatcgttgaaaaagatgcaatttttcaaaaacttttagatgataaaattttaaataacttaggtccattaattttaataacg GGAAAAGGATTTCCAGACATTAATACACGATTTTTACTAAAACGATTATCTTTAAAGTTGAGAATACCAATTTTTGCAATGGTCGATGCCGATCCATACGGAATTGAAATTATGTTTACATATCGTTTTGGATCGTTG aaaatgtcTCATGAAGGAATATCATTAGCAGTACCAACAATCCGTTGGTTAGGATTGTTACCAAAAGATATCGATACATTTATAATACCAAAATTACCATTACTACCAACagattgtaataaattaacagATATGTTAACACGACCATACATAACAAATGAAATACgtgaacaaattaatattttaatcaatcagAAGTGTAAAACAGAAATTGAAGCATTAACTTCCgttgcaaattattatattacagaTACATATTTACCACACAAAATATGTGCGCaagatattatttga